TGGGCCACACCGAGATGCCGGAGCAGGCGCTGCCCGCCGACATCGCGGAGTTCCTCGCGTCGACCGAGTCCTACGAGGGCGACGGTTCGTGGGGCTTCGATGGCGGCTGGGGGTTCGAGGACTTCCCGGGCGACGCCGGCCAGCAGTAGCACCACCGCACGACACGACAGAGGGGCGCCCTTCGGGGCGCCCCTCTCGTGCTCCTTCCCGCCCGGCGCCGCGCCGGCTCGTGCTCAACGGCGGGCGGCGCGCAGCTTGCGGCGCAGCAGGGCCGACTCCACTGCGCCGGCCTCCAGCGCCAGGTCGACCACCGCCGCGAGCGCGTCCAAGGCGTCGAACGGGCCGGCCTCGACGTCGGCCACCACCCCGTCGAGCAACTGCAGGCCGAGGAAGCCGCCGGCCACCCCGCGGGCCAGGTGACCCGCGTCGATCACGCCCTCCAGCGGGCTGCCGGCGAGCAACCGGCGGATCGTCGTCTCGACCGGCGTGGCCAGCAGGTCGAAGTTCTCGCGCAGGACCTCCGCCAGCGCCGGACGCCCCCGCGCCCCGGCGAGCAGTTGCACGACGACCGCGAGGTTGCCGGCGGCGACCTCCTCGCGGTGCAGTTCCCGGGCCGTCTCGGCCAGCGCCGTGAAGCTCCTCACCTCGCCCAGCCGCTCGCGGTAGACCGCGGCGCGCCGACGACTGACGTCCCGCGCCGCCTCGGCCAGCAGCTCGTCGACCGACCCGTAGTGGTAGAAGACCAACGCCTGGTTGACCGCGGCGCGGGTCGCGATGGTGCGAGCCGAGACCCCCGCGATGCCGTCCGCGGCCAGCGCCTCGCGTGCCGCGACGAGCAGCCGGTCCCGTGTCGCGCTCACCACCTCGTCTCCGATCCGTCCGGCCCGGCGAGCGCGCTGCTGCCGCGACGTCCGTCGCGCGCTGATGTACCCGAGCGCTTGAGCGACTGCCCAAATTAGCGTACGCTCGGGGTTGAGCGACTGCTCAAAACCTGGCCGAAGGAGGCGACGATGGCTCGCGTCGTGCTGGCGGGAGGAAGCGGGTACCTGGGGCGGCATCTCGCCCAGCGGCTGCGCGAGCGCGGGGACGAGGTCGTCGTGCTCACGCGTGGGACGTCCGGTCACCGGGGCGGCGTGCGGTTCGAGCACTGGGACGGGCGCACGGTGGGGTCGTGGGCCGCGGTGCTCGACGGTGCGGACGCGTTGGTCAACCTCGCGGGCCGCCGGGTGGACGTACGCCCGACGCGCGCCAACGTCGACGACCTGCGGGACTCGCGGGTGAACGCGGTGCGTGCGCTCGGGCAGGCGGCGGCCGGCCTCGACGAGCCCCCGGCCGTGTGGGTGCAGGTCGCGACGATGGCGGTCTACGGCGAGGGGGGCGAGATCGTCTGTGACGAGTCCGTGCCGCCGCCGCCCGACGGCCCGCGCCAGATGGTCGGCGTGGCGACGGCCTGGGAAGCGGCATTCGCCGACGCGGTTCGCGACAGGAACGGGCGGGACGTCCTCTTGCGGTGCGGCGTCGTGATCGGGCCGGGTGACCCGGCCACCGCGCACCTGGCCTGGCTGGCGAGGCTGGGCGTCGGCGGCCGCATCGGCAGCGGCCGGCAGTGGGTGTCCTGGATCGCGCTGGACGACCTGCTGAGCGTCGTGGTGCGCGCCATGGACGAGCCCGCAATGGCAGGGACCTACCACGTCACCTCGCCGCAGCCCGTCCGGAACGCCGCGCTGATGGCCGGCGTCCGTCGGGTGGTCGGGCGCCGCTGGGGCCTGCCCATCCCGGCGTTCGGCGTGCATGTCGGGACGTGGCTGCTCGGGAGCGACGCCGCCCTGCCGTTGACCGGCCGTCGTGGGCATCCGGGCCGGCTGCTGGACGAGCGCTACCGCTTCACCACCCCCGACCTCGACGCCGCGCTCGCCACGGCGCTGGCGTCATGACCTGGGCCGCCCACGGCCATCCTTCGGAGGAACCGGCGTTCAGTCGTCGGCGAGACGCAGCGCCTCGGCGTCGATCTCACCGTCGATCAGCCGGGACAGCGCCACCTGACGCTGGGTCGTGATCGCCTGCCGGCCGCCGACGATGGCGCCCTCGGAAACCTGGTCGCGCAGCAATTCGACGTGGCTGGCCCGCAGCTCCGGCTCGATCGGGATCAGCAGTCCGCCGAGGTGGGCGGCCAGCGAGATCGCGGGGATCGTGTGCTCCGGGTGCTCGGTCGAGGCGATGATCGCCGGCAGGGGGCGGGGCAGTGGCACGCCGGGGAAGGTGGCGAGTTCGGCAGCGGCCTCCGCCGCGTCGCTCGCCGTGACGCGGCGCACGGTGACCCCCTCGACGGCCAGGTCGAGCACGAGGTCCATCCCGGCCGCCTCCCGGTCCGCGACCACGATCACCTCGCGGATCTCCGGATGCGCCCGCAGCAGACGCAGCGCCGGGCCAGCGTCGTCGGACTCGGTCACGAAGGTCAGCGGTGCGTCCAACGCGACCGCGGCGGTGGCGGCCACGGC
This sequence is a window from Egicoccus sp. AB-alg2. Protein-coding genes within it:
- a CDS encoding TetR/AcrR family transcriptional regulator — protein: MSATRDRLLVAAREALAADGIAGVSARTIATRAAVNQALVFYHYGSVDELLAEAARDVSRRRAAVYRERLGEVRSFTALAETARELHREEVAAGNLAVVVQLLAGARGRPALAEVLRENFDLLATPVETTIRRLLAGSPLEGVIDAGHLARGVAGGFLGLQLLDGVVADVEAGPFDALDALAAVVDLALEAGAVESALLRRKLRAARR
- a CDS encoding epimerase yields the protein MARVVLAGGSGYLGRHLAQRLRERGDEVVVLTRGTSGHRGGVRFEHWDGRTVGSWAAVLDGADALVNLAGRRVDVRPTRANVDDLRDSRVNAVRALGQAAAGLDEPPAVWVQVATMAVYGEGGEIVCDESVPPPPDGPRQMVGVATAWEAAFADAVRDRNGRDVLLRCGVVIGPGDPATAHLAWLARLGVGGRIGSGRQWVSWIALDDLLSVVVRAMDEPAMAGTYHVTSPQPVRNAALMAGVRRVVGRRWGLPIPAFGVHVGTWLLGSDAALPLTGRRGHPGRLLDERYRFTTPDLDAALATALAS